A section of the Streptomyces sp. CG1 genome encodes:
- a CDS encoding SRPBCC family protein, producing the protein MAVLNVHERLLSARPEAVGELIDTLAGADDRLWPVEQWPPMELDRGLTVGSSGGHGPVVRYTVVGYAPGQWVRFAFREPRGFHGFHEFAVQPADDDRAVLRHTVAMRLRGSARLTWPLMIRWLHDAVLEDCLDRAEHALTGSVVSPARRSAYVRFLRRLRARSSS; encoded by the coding sequence ATGGCCGTACTCAACGTCCACGAACGTCTGCTGTCGGCGAGGCCCGAGGCGGTAGGCGAACTGATCGACACCCTCGCCGGCGCCGACGACCGGCTCTGGCCGGTGGAGCAGTGGCCGCCGATGGAGCTGGACCGCGGGCTCACCGTCGGCTCCAGCGGCGGGCACGGCCCCGTGGTCCGCTACACGGTCGTCGGGTACGCGCCGGGACAGTGGGTCCGATTCGCCTTCAGGGAGCCGCGGGGCTTCCACGGATTCCATGAGTTCGCCGTGCAACCAGCCGACGACGACCGCGCGGTGCTGAGGCACACCGTGGCCATGCGGCTTCGCGGCTCGGCCCGGCTGACGTGGCCGCTGATGATCCGGTGGCTGCACGACGCCGTCCTGGAGGACTGCCTGGACCGCGCCGAACACGCCTTGACCGGCTCCGTCGTGAGCCCCGCCCGAAGGAGCGCCTACGTACGCTTTCTGCGGCGCCTGCGAGCCCGGTCCTCCTCCTGA
- a CDS encoding acyl-CoA carboxylase epsilon subunit: MSEPPFEGPLGATLWKVVRGVPTAEELAVLTVVLTTLLRAGGNPESGPLPAGAPWDRPAGCSPVSWSARR, encoded by the coding sequence ATGTCGGAACCACCGTTCGAAGGACCGCTCGGGGCCACCCTGTGGAAGGTCGTCAGGGGCGTACCCACCGCCGAGGAGCTGGCCGTGCTCACGGTCGTCCTCACCACCCTCTTGAGGGCCGGCGGGAACCCGGAATCCGGGCCACTACCGGCCGGCGCGCCATGGGACCGCCCGGCCGGCTGCTCACCCGTCTCCTGGTCCGCCCGGCGCTGA
- a CDS encoding acyl-CoA carboxylase subunit beta — protein MKLADSAGELARIRQDVLDGVPSATEAQHAKGKLTARERLELLFDEGTFTEVEQLRRHRATGFGLEAKRPYTDGVVTGWGTVEGRTVFAFAHDFRIFGGALGEAHASKIHKIMDLALAAGAPLVSLNDGAGARIQEGVSALAGYGGIFQRNTRASGVIPQISVMLGPCAGGAAYSPALTDFVFMVRETSQMFITGPDVVRAVTGEEITQNGLGGADVHAATSGVAHFAYDDEESCIAEVRYLLSMLPANNRECPPGSPVEDPVDRRCERLLDLVPVDGNQPYDMHEVITEIVDDGEHMEVHERWAGSVITTLARLGGQVVGIVANQPRTLAGVLDIHSSEKAARFVQMCDAFNIPLVTLVDVPGFLPGVDQEHGGIIRHGAKLLYAYCNATVPRVQVILRKAYGGAYIVMDSRSIGCDMSLAWPANEIAVMGAEGAANVVFRREIAAADDPDATREQLVKEYRAELMHPYYAAERGLVDDVIDPADTRSALIGALSMLRAKHTPLPSRKHGNPPA, from the coding sequence ATGAAGCTGGCCGACAGCGCCGGCGAACTCGCCCGCATCCGTCAGGACGTGCTCGACGGAGTGCCCAGCGCCACCGAGGCGCAGCACGCCAAGGGCAAACTGACCGCGCGCGAGCGTCTTGAACTGCTTTTCGATGAGGGCACGTTCACCGAGGTGGAGCAGTTGCGCCGGCACCGAGCCACCGGCTTCGGACTGGAGGCGAAGCGGCCGTACACCGATGGCGTGGTGACCGGCTGGGGCACGGTGGAAGGACGCACCGTCTTCGCCTTCGCCCATGACTTCCGGATCTTCGGCGGGGCACTGGGCGAGGCACATGCCTCGAAGATCCACAAGATCATGGACCTCGCCCTCGCGGCAGGCGCCCCCCTGGTCTCGCTGAACGACGGGGCCGGTGCACGTATCCAGGAGGGTGTGAGCGCCCTCGCCGGGTATGGCGGGATCTTCCAGCGCAACACCAGGGCGTCGGGCGTCATCCCGCAGATCAGCGTGATGCTCGGCCCGTGTGCAGGTGGCGCGGCGTACTCGCCGGCACTCACGGACTTCGTTTTCATGGTCCGTGAGACCTCGCAGATGTTCATCACCGGCCCCGATGTCGTCAGAGCGGTGACGGGTGAGGAGATCACCCAGAACGGCCTTGGTGGGGCCGATGTGCACGCCGCGACATCGGGAGTGGCGCACTTCGCCTACGACGACGAGGAGAGCTGCATCGCCGAGGTGCGCTATCTACTGTCGATGCTCCCGGCCAACAACCGTGAGTGCCCGCCGGGTTCGCCCGTCGAGGACCCGGTCGACCGCCGCTGCGAGCGGCTGCTGGACCTGGTGCCGGTCGACGGCAACCAGCCGTACGACATGCACGAGGTCATCACCGAGATCGTCGACGACGGCGAGCACATGGAGGTGCACGAACGCTGGGCCGGCAGCGTCATCACCACCCTGGCCCGGCTGGGCGGCCAGGTCGTCGGGATCGTCGCCAACCAGCCCCGGACCCTCGCCGGGGTCCTGGACATCCACTCGTCGGAAAAGGCCGCCCGCTTCGTGCAGATGTGCGACGCCTTCAACATCCCGCTCGTCACGCTGGTCGACGTGCCGGGCTTCCTTCCCGGTGTGGACCAGGAACACGGCGGCATCATCCGGCACGGCGCCAAGCTGCTCTACGCGTACTGCAACGCCACGGTCCCCCGCGTCCAGGTCATCCTGCGCAAGGCCTACGGCGGCGCCTACATCGTCATGGACTCACGCTCCATCGGCTGCGACATGTCCCTCGCCTGGCCCGCGAACGAGATCGCGGTGATGGGGGCCGAAGGCGCCGCCAATGTCGTCTTCCGGCGGGAGATCGCCGCCGCCGACGATCCGGACGCGACCCGCGAGCAGCTGGTCAAGGAGTACAGGGCCGAGCTGATGCACCCCTACTACGCGGCCGAGCGCGGCTTGGTCGACGATGTCATCGACCCCGCCGACACCCGTTCCGCCCTGATCGGGGCGCTGTCCATGCTGCGCGCCAAACACACCCCGCTGCCGTCGCGCAAGCACGGCAACCCTCCGGCGTGA
- a CDS encoding ACP S-malonyltransferase: MKRIPIGLVFPGQGTQKAGMGEIWRESPSWKLTETISEATGEDVSRLLLHTPAEQLLRTDLAQLSVFSVGVIAHAEAVRTGVLDGAVIACAGHSLGEYTALAAAGALTVEAAARLVAVRGRAMRDAARARAGTMGVLVAAPLNDVEELVRLLRSDGAEIWVANVNAPGQTVLSGSAEAIELAADQAPSIGAKAIRLQVGGAFHSPYMAPAAEALGHALNTTVFAPAHLPVVANVDGEPHAAGSEWPGLATRQLTSPVQWEKSVRTLTGRLGCRRLVELGPGRTLTGMIRRITPETEVASVDSPDAPGSM, encoded by the coding sequence ATGAAACGGATACCCATCGGCCTGGTGTTTCCAGGACAGGGAACACAGAAAGCGGGAATGGGTGAGATCTGGCGGGAATCTCCGTCCTGGAAACTCACGGAGACCATTTCCGAAGCCACCGGAGAAGACGTTTCCCGACTGCTTCTGCACACTCCCGCCGAGCAGTTGCTCCGCACCGACCTAGCGCAGCTTTCCGTGTTCTCCGTGGGCGTCATCGCCCACGCCGAGGCGGTGCGCACCGGCGTGCTCGACGGCGCGGTCATCGCCTGCGCGGGACACAGCCTCGGCGAGTACACGGCACTCGCAGCGGCCGGCGCGCTCACCGTGGAAGCTGCGGCCAGGCTCGTCGCCGTCCGCGGCCGGGCCATGCGTGACGCCGCACGGGCACGCGCCGGCACCATGGGCGTCCTGGTGGCGGCGCCCTTGAACGACGTCGAGGAACTGGTGCGCCTTCTGCGGAGCGACGGTGCCGAGATATGGGTCGCCAATGTCAACGCGCCGGGGCAGACCGTGCTCTCGGGCTCCGCCGAGGCCATCGAACTGGCCGCTGATCAGGCACCGTCCATCGGCGCCAAGGCAATCCGGCTTCAGGTCGGCGGTGCCTTCCACAGCCCGTACATGGCCCCCGCGGCCGAGGCCCTGGGGCATGCGCTGAACACGACCGTGTTCGCTCCCGCGCACCTGCCCGTCGTCGCCAATGTCGATGGCGAGCCGCATGCCGCCGGCAGCGAGTGGCCCGGCCTCGCCACCCGCCAGCTCACCTCGCCGGTGCAGTGGGAGAAATCGGTGCGCACCCTCACCGGCCGACTCGGCTGCCGCCGCCTGGTCGAGCTCGGCCCCGGCCGCACGCTCACCGGAATGATCCGCCGGATCACCCCCGAGACCGAGGTGGCATCCGTGGACAGCCCGGACGCGCCGGGAAGCATGTGA